CGTACGACGCGCTGCCGTTCGTCGAAGTCGCCGCCCGCGACGAAGCCGACGCACTCGCGCGCTTCGACGCGCTGCAGCGCCGTCTCGACCTCGGCCGCGGGCCGCTTGCCTGCGCCTGCGCGGCACGGCTGCCGGACGGCGCGACGCAGCTGTATCTGGCGATTCACCATGCGATCGTCGACGGCGTGTCGTGGCGCATCCTGCTCGACGACCTCGACACGGCCTACCGTGCCGCATGCGAACGCGCGCCGGTTCGACTGTCGCAGCCGGGCCTGCGTGTGGATGCATGGGCTGCACGGCTCGCCCGTGCGGCAACGGAACCGGCATCGCCGTTCGCGGCCGAGGCCGCGTACTGGGCCGGCATGGCGCAGGGTGACGACATCGTGCCCGATCATCCCGACGCGGCGGCGACGAACGCCGATGCGGCCGCTGTCGTGCAGACGATCGACGCAGCCGTGACCCGGGCGGCGCTGACCGATGCGCACGCGGCCTACCGCACGCAGACGATCGAACTGCTGGGCGCGGCGCTTGCCCTGGCACTGGCCGGCGTGAGCGGTGCCGCATCGTGCCGAGTAGAACTGGAAGGGCATGGCCGCGAGGCGCTGTTCGACGACGTGGATGCCAGCCGCACGATCGGCTGGCTGACGAGCCATTACCCGGTGACGTTGCCGGTCGCGGCCACGGCAAGCGACACGCTGTGCGCGGTCAAGGACACGCTGCGCGCGGTGCCGCACAAGGGGCTGGGCTTCGGCGTGCTCGCGCATTACGGCGATGCGGCGACGCGAGCGGCGCTGGCCGCCGTGCCGCGTCCGCGCGTCACGTTCAACTATCTCGGCCAGTTCGATGCGCCGCGCGACGCAACGCTCGTGCCGCGCTTCGGCGGCACCGGCGTCGAGCGCGACCCGCAGGGGCCGCTCGGCAATACGCTCGCGATCCACGCATACCTCGACACGGATCGCGACGGCGCACGCACGCTGAAAGTGCACTGGGTCTACGGCGCACCGCAATTCGAGCGTGCGACGATCGACGCATTCGCCGAACGTTTCGCGGCGGCGCTGCGCGAGCTCGTCGACGCATGCGCGTCGCGCGTGGCGCATCGTGGCGGTGGCGCGACGCCGGGCGATTTCCCGCTCGCGCAGGCCGCCGGGCTCACGCAGGCCGCGATCGACCGCACGCCGCTCGACTGGCGCGCGATCGACGACGTGTATCCGTTGTCGCCGATGCAGCAGGGCATCCTGTTCCATGCGCTGTTCGCCCCCGGTCATGCCAGCTACGTGAACCAGCTCGTCGCGACCGCGACCGCGCTTGACGCCGACCGGCTCGCGGCCGCGTTCGACGCGTCGATCGCGCGCCACGACATCCTGCGCACGAGCGTGATGCCGGACGAAGCCGCGCCGCTGCAATGCGTGCATCGTCATGCGCGGATGCCGGTCGAACAGCTCGACTGGCGCACCCGCGGCGACACGTTCGACGCCGATTTCGACACCTGGCTCGCCGCCGATCGCGCACGCGGTTTCGACTGGCGCGAGCCGCCGCTGATGCGGCTCACGTTGATCCGCGTGACTGACGACGCATGGCGCGTCGTGTGGACGCGTCACCACGTGCTGCTCGACGGCTGGAGCACCGCGCGCCTGCTCGCCGGCGTGCTGCGCGACTATCGCGACCCGGAGGCCGTGTCGCCATTCGCGAGCCGCCCGGCGCTGCGTTATCGCGACTTCATCGCGTGGCTCGGCACGCGCGACCGCGACGCCGACGAACGCTTCTGGACGGAACGCCTCGCACGACTCGACGCGCCGACGCTGATCGCGGAACGCACGGCCGACCGCGCGGATGCCGACATGGTCACGTGGCGCGCGACGCTCGATGCCGACACGCTGACGCGTGTCGCTCAGACGGCGCGCGCACTGAAGCTGACGGTCAACACGCTGGTGCAGGGCGCGTGGGCGCTCGCGCTGCAGCGGATGACGCACCAGCCGGCCGTCGCGTTCGGCGCGACCGTCGCGGGCCGCCCCGATGCGCTCGCGGACGTCGATTCGGTGCTCGGTCTCTTCATCAACACGCTGCCGGTGATCACGGCGCCCGCGCCGCAACAACGCGCGGCCGACTGGCTGCAGACGCTGCAACGCGAGAACGCGGCCGCCGCCGAGCACGCCCACACGCCGCTTGCCGACATCCAGCGCTGGGCGCGCGGCGCGGGCGGCGCACTGTTCGACACCCTGGTCGTGTTCGAGAACTACCCGGTCGACGATACGATGCGCGACGCCGATCCGCGAGCGTTGGCGTTGAGCGGTGTGCGCAGCATCGAAGCGACCGATTTCGCGCTGACGCTCGTGATCGAGAGCGGCGCCGAGCTGACGATCGACTATGGCTACGACACCGCGCGCGTCGATGCACGTCAGGTTGAAACCTGGCACCGCGCCTTCGCGTGCGCACTCGATGCACTGGCCCGCACGCCGGATGCGTTGCTCGGCACGCTGTCGATCGCCGACGAAGCGACTCGTAACGCACTGGCGCAAGCGCAAGACACCGCCCGCGCATGGCCGGCTGCGCAGCAACAGCCGCTGCACCTGCAATTCGCCGATGCGGCACGGGCGACGCCCGACGCGATCGCGCTCGAATACGAGGACGTACACGGTGGCGTGCATCGCGCGACCTATCGCGAACTCGATGTCGGCACGTCACGCATCGCGGCTGCGCTGCGCCGGCGCGGCGTGCAGCCCGACACGCCGGTCGCGCTGTGCGTCGAACGCTCGTTCGACATGGTGATGGCGCTGGTCGGCGTGCTGAAGGCCGGCGCGGCCTACCTGCCGATCGATCCCGACTATCCGGCCGAGCGCATTGCCTACATGCTGCGCGACGCGCGGCCGGCCGTCGCGATCACGCTGGCCCACCTGCGCGAGCAGGTCGAGGCCGCGCTCGGCGATGGCGTCGCCACGCAGTTGCTGACGGTGGCGGACCTGCTCGCCGATGAAGCCGAAGGCGACGCCGCCGGCGCGACCGCCACGATCGACGATGCCCAGCTCGCGTACCTGATCTACACGTCCGGTTCGACCGGGAAGCCGAAGGGCGCCGGCAATACGCACGGCGCGCTCGCGAACCGGATCGCATGGATGCAGCACGCCTACCGGCTGACGCGCGACGACGTCGTGCTGCACAAGACGCCGTTCGGCTTCGACGTGTCGGTGTGGGAGTTCGTGTGGCCGCTGGCGATCGGCGCGAAGCTCGCGATCGCCGCGCCTGGCGACCATCGCGATCCGGCGCGTCTCGCAGCGGCGATCCATGCGCACGGCGTGACGGTGCTGCACTTCGTGCCGTCGATGCTCGCCGCGTTCGCCGCGTATCTCGACGATTTCTCGGCCGCTGCACAGTGCGACAGCGTGCGCCTGATCGTCGCGAGCGGCGAGGCGCTCGCGCCGGAACTCGTCGCAAAGCTGGCGCGGCTGCTGCCGAACGCGACGCTCGTGAACCTGTACGGGCCGACCGAAGCGGCGATCGACGTGTCGCACTGGACCTGCGGCCCCGACGACGCGCATGCGGTTGCCGTACCGATCGGCCATCCGATCGCGAACCTGCAACTGCACGTGCTCGATGCGGCATGGCAGCCGGTGCCGGTGGGCGCCACCGGCGAACTGTATCTCGCGGGCGCGGGCCTTGCGCGCGGCTATCTCGGCCGCCCGGCGCTGACCGCCGAGCGCTTCGTGCCCGATCCGTTCGTGCCGGGCGCGCGCATGTACCGCACGGGCGACCTCGCACGTCGGCGTGCCGACGGTGCGCTCGACTATCTCGGCCGCGTCGACACGCAGGTGAAGCTGCGCGGCCAGCGGATCGAGCCGGGCGAGATCGAGGCATTGCTGCGTGCGGCGCCCGGCGTGAACGACGCGGTCGTGATCGTGCGCGACGAGCAACTGATCGGCTATGTCGCACGCGGCGACGCAGGCCCGCTCGACCGGGCGGCGCTGCTCGACGCGCTGCGCACGCAGTTGCCGGCCTACATGGTGCCGTCGCAACTGATCGAACTCGACGCGTTGCCCGTGACGCCGAACGGCAAGTGCGACCGCCATGCGCTGCCCGCGCCGGTGCGCGAAGCGGCGGCCGACGTCGAGCTCGCGACCGACACCGAGCGCGCGCTCGCCGCGATCTGGCAACGCGTGCTGCACGTGGACGCGATCGGCCGCGACGGCGATTTCTTCCTGCTCGGCGGCCATTCGCTGCTCGCGACGCAGGCCCACGCTCAGGCGAACCTGCACTGGGGGCTCGCGTTGCCGCTGCGCACGCTGTTCGACACACGCACGCTGGCGCGCTGCGCGGAAGCGATCGACGCGGCCTGCGCGGCCCGTGGCGAGACCGATGCGGCGAGCGCGATCGACGCGCTGCTCGGCGAACTGGAAACCCAATAAGGACGACGGATGACGAAGGTTCAACCCGACTGGCTCGCGCTCGCGACGCGTTTCGCGCAGTTGCCCGACGCGCAGCGCGCGGTCTTCATCGACAAGCTCGGCGCGGCCGGCATCGACTTCCGCGTGCTGCCGATCCCGCCGCGCACGCCGCGCCACGACCGCGTGCCGGCGTCGTTCGCGCAGACGCGGCTGTGGCTGCATGCGCGGCTGATCGATGCGCCAGACGCGTATCACATCACCGAGCGCCTGGCACTGACGGGCCCGCTCGACGCGCATGCGCTGCGCCTCGCGTGCGACGCGCTGATCGCACGCCACGAGGCGCTGCGCACCACCTTCGACGAAGCGCAGGACGGCGTCGCGCAGACGATCCATGCACCGTTGCGCTGCCCATGGCGCGAAACCGATCTTGAAGGGCTGCCGGACGCGCAACGCACGGCGCGCGCGGAAGCCGTCGCGACGGCCGACGAAGCCGAGCCGTTCGATCTCGGCGCGGCGCCGCTCGTCCGCGCGCATCTGGTGCGTTTCGATGCGACGCATCACTGGCTCGCGTTGACCGTGCATCACATCGTGTCGGACGGCTGGTCGTCGGGTGTGATGCTGTTCGAGCTTGCGGCGTTCTATCGCGCCTATGCGTCGGGCGAACCGGTGCCGCTCGCGCCGCTGCCGATCCAGTACGCCGATTACGCGCTGTGGCAGCGCCGCTGGCTCGACGCCGGCGAGCGTGACCGCCAGCTCGCGTTCTGGCGTGAACGGCTCGATCCGCAACGCGGCGTGCTGGCGCTGCCGGGCGCGGCCGCACGACCGGCGCGCCGCAGTGCGCGCGGCGCACGCCACGTGTTTTCGCTCGACGCGCGCATCGGTGCGCAACTGCGCGCATTCGCAGCCGCATCGGGCGCGACACCGTTCGCGGTGCTGCTCGCTGCGCTCGATGCGCTGCTGGCGCGCGCGACCGGCGACGCGCGGATCTGCGTCGGCGTGCCGGCCGCGAACCGCGAACGCGCGGAAGTCGCCGGCCTGATCGGTTTCTTCGTCAACACGCTGGCGATCGATGTCGACGTGCCCGCGCACGGCGATTTCTCGTCGCTGGTCGCACGCACGCAGCGCGCGCTCGTCGACGCGCAGATGCACCAGGACGTGCCGTTCGAGCAGGTGGTCGACGCGCTCGGCGTGCCGCGCAGCGCGAGCCATCATCCGCTGTTCCAGGTGATGGCCGCCTACGGCGAGCGCCGCGCGCTGCCGGCGCTCGGCGCGGCATCGGCCGCGTTGCTGCCGTCGGGTACGCCCTCCGCGAAATTCGACCTGACGCTGTCGGTCGAAGCGACGCCGGACGGTACGTTCGACGCCGCCTTCATCTATGCGCTCGACCTGTTCGAAGCGGACGCGATTGCCCGGCTGGCCGCACGCTTCGTCACGCTGCTCGCCGATGCGCTCGCGCGCCCCGACATGCCGATCGGCGATCTCGACTGGCTACCCGCCGCTGAGCGCGAGCAGCTCTTCGCGTGGAACGCACCGGCAGGCGCAACCGCGACTGAACCGTTCGTGCCCGTGCATGCCCGCATCGCCGCGCATGCTCACGCACGGCCCGACGCACGCGGCGTCGCCGATATCGATCGCGCGCTGACGCGCGGTGAAGTCGATGCGCGCGCGGCGCGCCTGGCACGCCACCTGGTGGCGGCCGGCGTTCGGCCGGAAATGCGCGTCGGCGTCGCGCTGCAGCGCTCGGTCGACCTGCTCGTCGCGCTGATCGCGGTGCTGAAGTCGGGCGCCGCGTTCGTGCCGCTCGACCCCGCGCATCCGCGCGAACGGCTCGCGCAGATCGTCGGCGACGCGAACATCGCGCACGTACTGACCGACGGCGCGAGCGCCGCGTCGCTGCCCGAACTGCCGGATCTGCGCCTCTGGCGCGCCGATGAAGTCGATGCCCTCGACGAAGCCGCGCACGTCGTGCTGCCGGACGTGCTGCCGGGCCACGCGGCCTATGCGATCTACACGTCGGGCTCGACCGGCAAGCCGAAGGGTGTGATCGTCGACCATGCGTCGTTCGCGCTGCATTGCGCGGCGATCGCCGAGCGCTACGGCGCGGGCGAGAACGACGTGTTCCTGTTGTTCCAGTCGGTCAACTTCGACGGCGCGCACGAAGGCTGGTTTTCGCAATACATGTCGGGCGCCGCCGTGTCGGTGACGGCCGACGTGCTGTGGCCGCCCGCGCAGACCTGCGCGATGATGGTCCGCGACGGCGTGACGATGACCTACGTGCCGCCCGGCTGCGCCGCGCAGCTCGCCGAATGGGCGCTCGCGCATGGCGCACCGCCGACGCTGCGTTCGCTGACGGTCGGCGGCGAGGCGACGTCGCGCGAGGCGTTCGCGATGCTGCGCCGCGCGCTGCCGAACGTGCGCGTGGTCAACGGCTACGGCCCGACCGAGACGGTCATCACGCCGACGCTGTGGATGTTCCGGCCCGGCGACGATCTCGCGATGCTCGGCGACGCCGCGTACCTGCCGATCGGCACGCTGGTTGGTGCACGCACCGCGCACGTGCTCGACGAACGGCTGCATCCGCTGCCGGTCGGCGTGATCGGCGAGCTGTACCTGGGCGGCGAGGGGATCGGCGTCGCGCGCGGTTATCTCGACCGCCCGGCACTGACGGCCGAGCGCTTCGTGCCCGATCCGTACGGCGCGCCGGGCGCGCGGCTGTACCGCACGGGCGACCTCGTGCGGCGCCGCGCGGATGGCGTGTTCGACTTCATCGGCCGCGTCGACCACCAGGTGAAACTGCGCGGGCTGCGCATCGAACTCGGCGAGATCGAGGCCCAGCTTGCCGCGCACGAGGCCGTGCGGGAAGCCTGCGCGGTCGTGCACGGGCAGGGCGCACTGGCGCAGCTCGTCGCTTATGTCGAACTGACCGCCGACGCACGGGCGGCCGCGCAGCCGGTCGAAGCCGCGACGCTCGACGCGCACCTGCGCCGCACGCTGCCCGATTACATGGTGCCCGCGCAGCTGATCGTGCTCGACGCGCTGCCGCGCAACGCGAACAGCAAGGTCGACCGCGCACGGCTGCCGGCGCCGGTACGCGTCGAACGTGCATACGAAGCGCCGCACGACGGCGACGAAGCCGCGCTTGCGGCGATCTGGTGCGACGTGCTGAATCTCGAGCGCGTGGGCCGTGGCGATCACTTTTTCGATCTCGGCGGCCATTCGCTCGCCGCCGTACGCGTCGCGACGCGCGTGGCCGAACGGCTCGGCCGCGACGTGCCGGTGCGCGCGCTGTTCGAGGCGCCGGTGCTCGCGCAGTATGCGTTGCAGGTTGCCGATGCGCCGCGCGCGGCGCACGCCGGTGCGGCGGCACCGGGCGTGGCCGTCGCCAAACCGGATGCACATGGCGTGTGGCCGCTGTCGCCGGCGCAGCTCGGCCTGTGGTTCCTGTGGCGCGCGCAGCCGGACAGCGCCGCGTACAACATTCCGGTCGCGCTGCGGGTGCGCGGCCCGCTCGACGTCGATGCGCTGCGTGCGGCCTTCTCGGATGTCACGGCCGTGCATCCGGCGCTGCGCGCGCGGCTCGTCGCGCGTGACGGCGCCATGCCGGGCCAGCGGATCGATGCAAATGTTTCTGTCGAACTGCCCGTGATCGACCTGTCGGCGCAATCCGATGCGCTCGTTCGCGCTGCGGTGCTGACCGACGAGGATGCACTCGCGCCGTTCGACCTGGCTGCCGATGCGCCGCTGTGGCGCGCGCGCGTGCTGCGGCTCGACGCGGACGACCATGTGCTGTCGATGACGATTCATCACATCGTGTCGGACGGCGAATCGATCGAGCTGTGGCTCGATGCGGTTCGTGCGCGCTATGTTGCGCGTGTGCAGGGCGGCGCCGGCGCCGTGCCGGCCGACGAGGCCGTCCAACCGGCCGCCCGACCGCTTGTGCTGCCCGCGCCGTGCCATCCGGCCCGCGTCGCCTACTGGCGTGACGCGCTGGCCGATCTGCCGGCGCGCGTGCTGCCGCAGCGCGCGAACGCGCCGGCCGTGCCGCAATGGCGCGCGGCCCGCATCGCGTTCGAATTCGCCGGCGCGCTGATCCGCGCCGCACGCGACACGGCGTCGGCCGCGCACGCGACGCTGCCGATGCTGCTGCACGCGGCGCTCAACACCGCGCTGTTCCGCGCGACGGGCGCGGCCGACCAGCCGGTCGGCGTGCTTGCGTCGACGCGCGAGCTGACGGGCGATGCGGCCCGCGACGCGCTCGGCCTCTTCATCAATTCGGTCGTCGTGCGCACGCGGATCGACCCGGCCGCGCGCCGCGCGGACGTGCTCGCACAAGTGCGCGATACGGCGCTCATGGCCTACGCGCACGCCGACGTGCCGTTCGCGGACGTCGTCGCGGCGCTGCGCGCGCCGCGTGCCGCGCAGGCCAATCCGCTGTTCCAGGTGATGTTCAACTACCTGCGCCCGACGGGTGCCGCGGCGCGCGACTGGGCCGGCCTGTCGCTGGCCGGGTTCGACGACGTGCGCCATCGCGTCGTGTTTACGCTGGAGCTGGACGTCGTCGAGCATCCGGATGGCCGCGTGAGCGCCGCGTTCTCGTATGCGGACGAACTGCTCGATCGCGGCTTGGTCGATGCGCTCGTCGATCTCTATCACGACGAAGTCGCGCGTTTCGCCGGCGCGTCGGAAGCGGTGCTCGGTGCGCCCGACACGCGTGCCGTTGCGCAGGCGTCGCATCGCGCGCAGACCGGAAGCAATGCGCGCGCCGCAACGCCGCGGCGAGCGCCGCATGCGGCTGCCGCGCTGGCGGCACTGTGGTCCGACACGTTCGCGACGGCTGCGCCTGAACCCGATGCCGACCTGTTCGAAGCCGGTGCGACGTCGTTCGACGTCGTGCGCTTCGTCGACGCGGCCAGCCGCGCCGGTCACGCGCTGACGGTCGCCGACGTGTTCGCGTCGCCGACGCTCGGCGCACTCGGCGCGCGGCTCGATGCGCACATGGAAACGGGGCAGGAGGCGCGCCATGCTGGCTGAAGTGCGTCCGGACGGATTCACGATGCTCGATACCTACCGCCTCGCGTTCGCGGACGGCCTGTTCGCCGTGCGTGACGGCGTGGAGATCCGCGTCGCGCAGGGCGACGGCATCGGCGCGCAGTTGCTGCGCGCGCAACTCGGCGACGACGGCGCGCTGCGCCTCGTCGCATACAACCATCGCGCGGCACCGGCCGACCAGCGGCGTGCGCTGCTGGCGGCCCCGGCCGCGGCGTTTTCCGACAGCGCGCGCCACGCGGCGATCCGGCTCGACCCGGCCGCATGGCCCGCAGTCGCGCTCGATGCGCTGCGCGCGAGCGGCGTGCTGGCCGACGGCGGCCGCTGCATGCGTGAAGGCTGGGCGCAGCAGGCCGACCTGTGGCGCGTCGGCCCGCATCTGCCGTGCGCGACGTTGCCGACGTTCACCGACGGCCGCCGTCACCCGCGCCGGCCGCCGGCGCCGCGCGGCGACGTCTACGCGCGCGACCTGCCGGCGCTCGGCGTGCGCTTCACGCTGCGCGGCTGGCAGCCGGCCGAGGACACCGCGCGACTCGCGCGCTGGTTCGACGAACCGCGCGTGCGCGACGGCTGGCCGGGCGCGCAGCCCGGCACGGACGGCACGCAGGGCACCGCACCCGGCACCGATCCGCACGTGATTCCGCTCGTCGGCTGCTTCGACGGCGAACCGTTCGCGTATGTCGAGGCGTACTGGCTGAAGGAAGACGCGCTCGCGCCGCACGTCGCGGCACGCGACTACGACCGCGGGCTGCGGATGCTGGTCGGCGAGTCGCGCTGGCGCGGCCCGCATTGCGTGGCGGGCTGGCTGCCGTCCGTCGTGCATTACCTGTTTCTCGACGACCCGCGTACCGAGGCGGTCGGCTGTGCCGTACCGGCCGGCCACGCGCGGGTTGCCGACCATCTCGCGCGGCACGGCTTCGCGCGGCAGCGCCGTCTCGCGCTGGCCGACGCACAGCCGCTGTGGATGCGCACGCTGCGCGAGACGTTCTTCTCCGGCCGTCACGTCTGACGGGCCGGATTTACCGACAAGGGAGCTGAGACATGCAGAGAGAAACCGTATTCGACCTGATCGGCGTCGGCTTCGGGCCGTCGAATCTGGCGCTGGCCATCCGCCTCGAGGAACGGCGCGCGGCGCGCCCGCTCGCCCATTGCTTCGTCGAGCGCCAGCCTGAATTCGGCTGGCATCGCGGCATGCTGCTCGACGACTGCCGGATGCAGATCTCGTTTCTGAAGGATCTCGTCACGATGCGCGATCCGAAAAGCCGCTACACGTTCATCAACTACCTGTTCGAACGCGGCCGGCTGAACGAATTCGTCAACCTGAAGAACTTCTATCCGACCCGCGTCGAATTCCACGACTACCTGAGCTGGGTGGCCGACGCGTTCGACGATCGCGTCCATTACAGCGAGACCGTCCTCGCGATCGAACCGGTGCGCGGCGACGGTGCGAGGATCGACGCGCTGCGCGTGCTGTCGCGCGACGCCGGCGGTCACGAGCGCCAGCGCGTCACGCGCGCGCTGTCGGTCGGCGTCGGCGGCACGCCGGCGGTGCCGGACGCGTTCGCCGCGCTCGGCCGCGACCGCGTGATCCATTCGTCATCCTACCTGACCGACATCGACCGGCTCGTCGCGTCGCCGGACGGCGAGCGCCGCCGCGTCGCCGTGATCGGCGCGGGGCAGAGCGCGGCCGAGGTGTTCATCGATCTCGCGCGGCGCTTCCCGCACGTCGACGCGAGCCTCGTGATGCGCGCCGGCGCGCTGAAGCCGGCGGACGACAGCCCGTTCGTCAACGAGATCTTCAGCCCCGAGTTCACCGATGTCGTCTATGCGCAGCCGCACGACGCGCGCCGCGCGCTGCTCGAGCGCTATCGCGACACGAACTACGCGGTGGTCGACCGGCCGCTGATCGAACAGATCTACGAAATGCTGTACCTGCAGCGCATCGACGGCACGCCGCGCCATGCGCTGCTCGCGAACAGCGCGATCGAGGCCGCGGTGCGCACCGCCGACGGCCGCATCGAGCTGACGCTGCGCGACCGGATGAGCGGCGACACGCGCGTCGAGCGCTTCGACGCGCTCGTGCTGGCCACCGGCTACCGCCGCGACACGCATTCGGCGCTGCTCGAAGCGCTCGCGCCGCATCTGGGCGACGCGCTGGCACGCGGCGACGTCACGCGCGACTACCTGCTCGCGACGCCCGAGCACTTCGCGCCGCGCATCTACCTGCAAGGCTGCTGCGAAGACAGCCACGGCCTGTCCGACACGCTGCTGTCGGTGCTGGCGCGCCGCGCGGACGAAATCTGCGCGTCGCTCGAAGACGGGATCGCACCCGCCCATGAAGAAGGCGCGGCCCGGGCAACACAGGAAAAACGACAGGAAAACGGGGCGAGCGCGAGCCGGATGGCTTTCGCTCTTTGACAAAGGCGCGGTCGGAGACCGCATGAAAAAAGTGGAGCAGAGAAAGATGGAGTGGGCAACAGGCACGCGTTTGCGTGCGATCGCAGCCGCGGCGAGCGTGGCGTTCGGTGTGGCGGCAGGGCAGGCACATGCCCAGACGGCGCCGGCCGTGAACGCAGGCGCAGCGGCATCGGCCAGCAGTGCGCAGAACGGTGCGGCGGCGAGTGCGTCGGCCAGTGCGTCGACCGGCACGCTGCCGACGATCAACGTCAACGCGGCCTCGGAAGGGGAC
This region of Burkholderia contaminans genomic DNA includes:
- a CDS encoding non-ribosomal peptide synthetase translates to MTKVQPDWLALATRFAQLPDAQRAVFIDKLGAAGIDFRVLPIPPRTPRHDRVPASFAQTRLWLHARLIDAPDAYHITERLALTGPLDAHALRLACDALIARHEALRTTFDEAQDGVAQTIHAPLRCPWRETDLEGLPDAQRTARAEAVATADEAEPFDLGAAPLVRAHLVRFDATHHWLALTVHHIVSDGWSSGVMLFELAAFYRAYASGEPVPLAPLPIQYADYALWQRRWLDAGERDRQLAFWRERLDPQRGVLALPGAAARPARRSARGARHVFSLDARIGAQLRAFAAASGATPFAVLLAALDALLARATGDARICVGVPAANRERAEVAGLIGFFVNTLAIDVDVPAHGDFSSLVARTQRALVDAQMHQDVPFEQVVDALGVPRSASHHPLFQVMAAYGERRALPALGAASAALLPSGTPSAKFDLTLSVEATPDGTFDAAFIYALDLFEADAIARLAARFVTLLADALARPDMPIGDLDWLPAAEREQLFAWNAPAGATATEPFVPVHARIAAHAHARPDARGVADIDRALTRGEVDARAARLARHLVAAGVRPEMRVGVALQRSVDLLVALIAVLKSGAAFVPLDPAHPRERLAQIVGDANIAHVLTDGASAASLPELPDLRLWRADEVDALDEAAHVVLPDVLPGHAAYAIYTSGSTGKPKGVIVDHASFALHCAAIAERYGAGENDVFLLFQSVNFDGAHEGWFSQYMSGAAVSVTADVLWPPAQTCAMMVRDGVTMTYVPPGCAAQLAEWALAHGAPPTLRSLTVGGEATSREAFAMLRRALPNVRVVNGYGPTETVITPTLWMFRPGDDLAMLGDAAYLPIGTLVGARTAHVLDERLHPLPVGVIGELYLGGEGIGVARGYLDRPALTAERFVPDPYGAPGARLYRTGDLVRRRADGVFDFIGRVDHQVKLRGLRIELGEIEAQLAAHEAVREACAVVHGQGALAQLVAYVELTADARAAAQPVEAATLDAHLRRTLPDYMVPAQLIVLDALPRNANSKVDRARLPAPVRVERAYEAPHDGDEAALAAIWCDVLNLERVGRGDHFFDLGGHSLAAVRVATRVAERLGRDVPVRALFEAPVLAQYALQVADAPRAAHAGAAAPGVAVAKPDAHGVWPLSPAQLGLWFLWRAQPDSAAYNIPVALRVRGPLDVDALRAAFSDVTAVHPALRARLVARDGAMPGQRIDANVSVELPVIDLSAQSDALVRAAVLTDEDALAPFDLAADAPLWRARVLRLDADDHVLSMTIHHIVSDGESIELWLDAVRARYVARVQGGAGAVPADEAVQPAARPLVLPAPCHPARVAYWRDALADLPARVLPQRANAPAVPQWRAARIAFEFAGALIRAARDTASAAHATLPMLLHAALNTALFRATGAADQPVGVLASTRELTGDAARDALGLFINSVVVRTRIDPAARRADVLAQVRDTALMAYAHADVPFADVVAALRAPRAAQANPLFQVMFNYLRPTGAAARDWAGLSLAGFDDVRHRVVFTLELDVVEHPDGRVSAAFSYADELLDRGLVDALVDLYHDEVARFAGASEAVLGAPDTRAVAQASHRAQTGSNARAATPRRAPHAAAALAALWSDTFATAAPEPDADLFEAGATSFDVVRFVDAASRAGHALTVADVFASPTLGALGARLDAHMETGQEARHAG
- a CDS encoding GNAT family N-acetyltransferase, whose product is MLAEVRPDGFTMLDTYRLAFADGLFAVRDGVEIRVAQGDGIGAQLLRAQLGDDGALRLVAYNHRAAPADQRRALLAAPAAAFSDSARHAAIRLDPAAWPAVALDALRASGVLADGGRCMREGWAQQADLWRVGPHLPCATLPTFTDGRRHPRRPPAPRGDVYARDLPALGVRFTLRGWQPAEDTARLARWFDEPRVRDGWPGAQPGTDGTQGTAPGTDPHVIPLVGCFDGEPFAYVEAYWLKEDALAPHVAARDYDRGLRMLVGESRWRGPHCVAGWLPSVVHYLFLDDPRTEAVGCAVPAGHARVADHLARHGFARQRRLALADAQPLWMRTLRETFFSGRHV
- a CDS encoding lysine N(6)-hydroxylase/L-ornithine N(5)-oxygenase family protein, translating into MQRETVFDLIGVGFGPSNLALAIRLEERRAARPLAHCFVERQPEFGWHRGMLLDDCRMQISFLKDLVTMRDPKSRYTFINYLFERGRLNEFVNLKNFYPTRVEFHDYLSWVADAFDDRVHYSETVLAIEPVRGDGARIDALRVLSRDAGGHERQRVTRALSVGVGGTPAVPDAFAALGRDRVIHSSSYLTDIDRLVASPDGERRRVAVIGAGQSAAEVFIDLARRFPHVDASLVMRAGALKPADDSPFVNEIFSPEFTDVVYAQPHDARRALLERYRDTNYAVVDRPLIEQIYEMLYLQRIDGTPRHALLANSAIEAAVRTADGRIELTLRDRMSGDTRVERFDALVLATGYRRDTHSALLEALAPHLGDALARGDVTRDYLLATPEHFAPRIYLQGCCEDSHGLSDTLLSVLARRADEICASLEDGIAPAHEEGAARATQEKRQENGASASRMAFAL